Part of the Candidatus Margulisiibacteriota bacterium genome is shown below.
TTAATTACGGTTCTTAACCGTCAGAGACAATTGGTATATAATTGATAATAGGTGGACGAGCCGTCCTCTGTACGGGTTTATTCTTTATTAGCTGGTGATTGAATAAAAGTCAGCACGTATTACATTATACCGGGAACTTTTTGAGTTGCGGAATTGTTGAATGTAATAGAGAGAATAGCTCTAATTTCGAACTTGTTATCAAAAGAAGGGGAACTTACTATGAATAGAATAATAATAATTTTTGCTATAGCTTTTGCGCTCTGTGGCACAATTTCTGATGTATACGCCGGTCCGCGATTTGAAATGGCCCTAAACATGGGAATGCTCAATCCTGAAGATCAAAAAGTTCGTGAGACCTTTGGCGCAAATTTTCAAATAAATGGTTATCTTGGATTTATGGCTGCTAATGGATTAGAAGTTCGTGCAGGGCTAGGGCATTATAGTGATATAAGCCATAAAGATGCTGATATCGGAACCGATTTAACGTTAGGGATAACCCCCTTAACCGGGTCGATAATTTACAATATTCCGTTTGGATTACCTATACGTCCTTATATAGGCGGCGGAATTGGCGCTTATTTCTATGACGTAGAAGACAATATTTATGGAGAATTGGAAACGGACACTAAATTTGGAACTCATTTCCTTGCTGGTGCAAAAATTGATGTAGCTGAAGGGCTTTTCCTTGATGCTATTTATCAAAAGCAATTTTTACCGAAAATATTTTTCGATAAATCCCAGAATTTTAACAGTTGGACGTTCACTGTAGGGATCGGCTTCTCGGTTCCAATAAATGATAGGGGAATTGGGCAGAACAATAATGAGAAGGTCGCTTATAAATATAATAAAAAAGAAGAGGAAATGTTGCTTGAAATACAACAATTGACAACCGAAATCAATGAAATTAAGCAGAAACGGAAACAGATAGAACAACATATCGATGAGTTTTATTCCGAAAAGGATTACGATGAAAATGATCCTGAATTTGCAAAACAATACAAAAAAGTACAGTATTTAGAAAAAAAGGTAAAAAGACTTGACCTGGAAGTTTCGCAAGCTAAAGATCGGTTAACTAGCTTAAACCAGCAATGGGATAATATGCATACTGAAAAGCAGCCGATCGAAGAGCAGGTAGTGTATTTGCGACATAATTACATGTATTCGCCGTATGGTTTATATTATCGTCAAGGCTATATTGTCCGTGGTGATGCTCCATATTCATATCATTACTATCATAATGATTCCGATAATCACAATTCATCAAATTCAGCGGTAACAGCACCAACCGTGGAAGATAAAAAAGAATATGCGGAGAAGAAGAAAGAATATATTCTGAATTTGAAAAATAGATAATTAATATGCCTTCGGAAATTTTTACTCTAACCAAAAAGATATATTAGTTATCTGGCAAATAAGATATCGTGTTTATTTGTATAGTCAGGACAATAACCGAATACTTTTTCCCAAACGTCCGGTAATTCCATACAGAGGTAGAGTGGAACATCTTTTGAGTACTTCATAATATGTGATCTCAATGTCCGGTATATTTTTACTCGGATAGGTTTGAAATATCGTACCTTATCATCTTTTCCGTAAATAGTTTCATTATAGATTATAGTTGATTCGGGAAATTTTGAGATAATTTCATTTTTCAAACTTTTGTGGTACCTAAGGGTACCCAGGCTTATCCATGAAATCTTATCGGGGCTGACATATTGAAAGATTTTATCGACTACCTCCCGATATTCATTTTCCCAGTTTTCATAATGGATTATCGGATCAAAATGGAAGGCAATTTTATAGCCCATTTTAGCGCATTCACTTGCAGCTTGTAGCCGGGCTTCGAGGTTCGAAGCATAATGTTCCTCTCCCTGAATGACCTTTTCTGTATTTACGGACCATCCGATAACGATGTTTCCTGCCGTAGGTTTGAAGCGTCTCAAGTTTTCTATATTATTACTTTTCGTCTTTAATTCAACGAAGATTAAAGGATTTTTTAAAAAATAAGGAATGATATCCATGCTTTCCTGGGTAATGTGATCTAATGCCAGGCTGTCGGTGAATTCTCCTGTTCCAATCCGTATATGTCGGACATGACCCGACGCTTGCAACTCATCGATTTCCTTGAAAAGATCTTCTTTATTGACGTAGATGCATAAAAACGGATTATTATTATAAAATTTAAGGAAACAATAGGTACAATCATAGATGCAATTCATGCCATTGTGAACAACATAATAATTACAGCAGATATGCCCCATAGTTCCAGGACATTTTGACACGAATTTCCCTCGCTGTTTCGCAAGGACCAGAGTGTTTTTGTAATCATTTTCATTTTTTAAGGTGCGACTATCAAGTGTGTCGATATACTGGAACTCAAGGGTATTAAATTGTGAAACAATTCTCCGAACAGAAGGATGTTCTGCTACTTCTTGCTCTATTAAAATTCTTTTGATTTCTGTACCCATTGTCACTAAGTATTCTCATATTCTTTGGCTATTGTATCAATTAATTGGAGCAACTCGTCAACGATTTGTTTTTCGGGGACTTTCTTTACGATTTCGCCCTTCCTAAAAAGCAGACCTTCTCCTTGACCGCAGGCTACTCCAATGTCCGCGTGTTTCGCTTCTCCCGGACCGTTAACTGCACATCCCATAACGGCTATGGTAATCGGTGTCGTTAATCTTTTTGTTTTTTCTTCGACGAGAAGTGCGATTTCTTCAAGATTTACTTTTGTCCTTGAGCAGGTAGGACAGGCTATTATTTCCGGTCCGAACTTTCTCAGTCCCAGTGATTTCAAGATATTTTGGGCAACAGACACTTCCTGTACCGGGTCACCTGTCAAACTGACTCGTATGGTGTCGCCTATTCCTTGCGATAGTATTGCGCCTATGCCGACTGACGACTTAACGATACCGTAGTGTTTCGTTCCGGCTTCGGTGATTCCGACATGCAATGGATAATTACAGTAGCTCGATATTTCCTGGTACGCTTTTATTGTTGTGGTTACATCGCTCATTTTTACGGAAATAATGATATCGTAGAACTTTTCGTTATGAAAGAATTCTATGTATTTTATCGCGGCAATAGTTACTGGTAATAGATCACGATTCTGGTCAATATTGGAAGGAAGCGAGCCGCCGTTTACTCCTATCCTTATCGGTATGTTATGGCTACGCGCAGCATGTATAACCTTTCTGACCTTTTCGTCAGAACCAATATTGCCTGGATTAATCCTTATCTTATCAACTCCAGCTTCGATAGCTTTAATAGCTAAGGTGTGATCAAAATGTATATCAGCAACGAGTGGCACCGTAAACATTTTTTTGTATTCAGGTATGAGCCCGACTGATCTATCGCTTGGAAAACTCACCCTGATAATTTCGCAACCGGACTCGACAAGCCGTTTAACTTGCTGTAACGTGGCCTCATAATCTTCAGTATTGGTATTGGTCATCGATTGAACTGCGATTTTATTTTCATCGCCAATAAAGACATTACCGATTGCTATTTGTTTTGTTTTTTTTCTCATAGACTTACATGCTCTGCGGAGCATCAACCCCGATCAGATTTAATCCTTTTTTGATTATCACACTTGCTTTCTCAATGTACGTGAGCCTTTGGTCCATAATTGCTGCGTCATCGCCGATCACTTTACATCGTTGGTAGAAAGCGTGGAAGGTCGTTGCAAGTTCTTCCATATATTGTGTGAGCATATAGGGAGAATAATCTCTGGCTGCTTTTTGAAGCAGGCCTGGAAATCGAATTAATTTTACTAATAATTTTCTTTCCTCAGCTTCGAGAAGTCGATTCAGCGCAGTATCTGCAGAATAATTTTCAACTTTTCTTATTATGCTGCATATTCTAGCATGGGCGTACTGGACATAATAGACCGGATTATTGCTCGACTGCTCTTTTGCCAGATTGAGATCAAAATCGAGTACCTGGTCATTACTTCTCATCGCGAGAAAATAACGCGCCGCATCAACACCGATTTCGTCAATAACTTCTCGTAGCGTTATCATATCGCCAGTCCGTTTAGACATACGGACTTCTTCGCCTGATCGAAACAATTTTACCAACTGGCCTATGATAACCGTAAAATAATCATCTATTGTTTTATTCTGAGAACGGATTTTCTCATCCAGAATAACCTGGAGCGCTGCTTTCATCCGTTGTACATATCCATGGTGGTCCGCTCCCCAGATATTAACTGCATGATCGGTATCTCTTTGAAATTTGTCATAATGATAGGCAATATCCGCAGCAAAGTATGTCGGTTCTCCGTTTTCCCTAATCAGTACACGGTCTTTGTCATCGTCGTAATCAGTGCTCCTGAACCATAATGCACCATCTTTTTCGTAGGTGACATTTTTTTGTTTGAGCACTTCGATTAGCTGTGAAACAAGGTTTCTTTGGTGGAGGCTAGATTCATTTATCCAGTTATCAAAAGAACAACGAAACAATTCCAGAGTCTTTTCCTGATCTTCAAGCATAGCTAAAACCGGATCTCGATCAACATGTGCAAGGTCAAGAACGTAGGACCCATGATAACCGTCTTCAGGTATCGGTTGGCCTTTTTTTGCAGCAAGAACTGATTCCCGGAATTTGTTGATCTGATTACCTGCATCATTGATGTAGAATTCAGACCGCGCATCGAATCCCACTTCTTTAAGCATTTTAACGAGGCTATCCCCAATTGCAGCCCATCTTCCATGCCCGATATGAAGTGGCCCGGTAGGGTTAGCTGAAACATATTCTATAAGATATCTCTCGCCTTTACCCTTGTCAGATTTGCCGTAATTATCGTTAATCGAAGTTACTTCTTTATGAAGATATTCGTCAGAAAGAAAAAAATTGATAAATCCGTTTATTGGCTTTGCAAGTATGCTGGAATGAGCGCTATCATTAATCGTTGTTGAGATTTCCTGCGCGATGAGTGCCGGAGACTTTTTCAGTGCTTTTGTAAGAGAAAATGCTACATTTGTTGCATAATCTCCATGCTCTTCATTTCTCGGGGTCTCAATAACGATCTGGTCTAAGGGAGTGCTAATATTTAGTTTCTCTAATGATGCGCCAAGGACATTCCTTATTTGATGTTCGATCATGTGGATACCTCTAAAAGTTCATATTTTTAACATAGTTTACACTAAATTGTTCAGTATTAGCAAGTTCAACAAAATGCAAGTGGTCTGTTATGATAGAAAAACTAATCTCAGGATAATTTTTGTTCATTTCTTCGAGGCCTGAGAGAGAAGCGTTCCCTATTATAATTATTTTTGATTTTATATGCGGTATCAATTTAATTTCGAGGATATCATCGGCGGTCAAAAGGCTTCCAAAGACCCCGGCAATATAGATAGTGTCGATATTGGCTGTCGGAATTTTACTTATGGAAATTAGGGTTTCTATTCCTGTATATATTGCTGACTTCGCGAGCTGAAGATTTCTGATTTGTGCTTGTGAGACCGGATAATCGGTGTCTTTCAGTTGACCATCTCTCGAAATCGAATTGCTTCTTAAACCGTCAGCGACATTTTTTATTAAGTTACTTCCCTGAAATCCAAACGCCGGACCTGCTGCCGTTGATGCTACCCACCATTTACTTGCTGATTTGATTGCTAATTCGGCATTTGTTCCAAGATCGATAACCATGAAATTTGAGGTGCTCATGTTTTTATTGATCCAGTAGAGAACCGAGAACATATCAGCCCCTACATATCCGCCTATTATCGGAGGGATAGTGATGTTTTCTACCGCTCCTAATTGTTTTATAAAAGCTTTTTTGAAATGAACAATATCATTGTCAGTAATCGATCCTTCGAAAGGATATCTGCCAAGCGGAATGGCATCTTTCTCGATCATGAAATAGAGCATAACTGTATTGCCTGCTATCAATACATTCCTGAATCTGGTCGGATGGCAATTGAAGGAGTTGATAAGATAGATAATGTCTGAAAACAAAGCTGCCTGAAATTGTTTTTTTAACATTTCATTGTTTTTATAGTGGGAAAGACGAGTCATAATATCCGTCCCATATTTAGATAAGCTGTTTTTTATTTTTTCGGAGTATACAGAGATGTTATCTTCGAACAGGCTGACACATATATTTGTA
Proteins encoded:
- a CDS encoding 4-hydroxy-3-methylbut-2-en-1-yl diphosphate synthase; this translates as MRKKTKQIAIGNVFIGDENKIAVQSMTNTNTEDYEATLQQVKRLVESGCEIIRVSFPSDRSVGLIPEYKKMFTVPLVADIHFDHTLAIKAIEAGVDKIRINPGNIGSDEKVRKVIHAARSHNIPIRIGVNGGSLPSNIDQNRDLLPVTIAAIKYIEFFHNEKFYDIIISVKMSDVTTTIKAYQEISSYCNYPLHVGITEAGTKHYGIVKSSVGIGAILSQGIGDTIRVSLTGDPVQEVSVAQNILKSLGLRKFGPEIIACPTCSRTKVNLEEIALLVEEKTKRLTTPITIAVMGCAVNGPGEAKHADIGVACGQGEGLLFRKGEIVKKVPEKQIVDELLQLIDTIAKEYENT
- the argS gene encoding arginine--tRNA ligase (catalyzes a two-step reaction, first charging an arginine molecule by linking its carboxyl group to the alpha-phosphate of ATP, followed by transfer of the aminoacyl-adenylate to its tRNA; class-I aminoacyl-tRNA synthetase); translation: MIEHQIRNVLGASLEKLNISTPLDQIVIETPRNEEHGDYATNVAFSLTKALKKSPALIAQEISTTINDSAHSSILAKPINGFINFFLSDEYLHKEVTSINDNYGKSDKGKGERYLIEYVSANPTGPLHIGHGRWAAIGDSLVKMLKEVGFDARSEFYINDAGNQINKFRESVLAAKKGQPIPEDGYHGSYVLDLAHVDRDPVLAMLEDQEKTLELFRCSFDNWINESSLHQRNLVSQLIEVLKQKNVTYEKDGALWFRSTDYDDDKDRVLIRENGEPTYFAADIAYHYDKFQRDTDHAVNIWGADHHGYVQRMKAALQVILDEKIRSQNKTIDDYFTVIIGQLVKLFRSGEEVRMSKRTGDMITLREVIDEIGVDAARYFLAMRSNDQVLDFDLNLAKEQSSNNPVYYVQYAHARICSIIRKVENYSADTALNRLLEAEERKLLVKLIRFPGLLQKAARDYSPYMLTQYMEELATTFHAFYQRCKVIGDDAAIMDQRLTYIEKASVIIKKGLNLIGVDAPQSM